The DNA segment AAATACGTAAAAGttttgcacgtcaatatattagaagcaCTGAGATACAACGGTGACTCACTATGACGGTCACATGGGGTTTTATAGAGAGGAGTGAAAGAAGATGTTGTCCTTGTCATACTCATACTACAGCCTGCAGCATAAAATGGAGACACCATGAAGCCAAAGATTTGTCCATGCTCCATTTTTCAAATGGACATTTCAAGACATTGACACCTTTGCAAGGTTATTTATAAGTAGTCTGAAAATGATTCAATGGTCCATTCTCCATTTTTAGCAGCCACCACAGAGGTCAAGCCTCCAGATTTGTGCCAAAACAGAGTGGGGCCTCGATGGCTTAGTAAGATCACTGAATCATGTTGATTGTATTTTATTTCCCATCTGTTCCATAAAATGATTATGTGAGCAGGGTTCCTGGAAGAAAAACAGGCATGACAAAATTTCTTCCTAACGAGAAACTGTTTTGTTCATTTCCAGTGGTCAGTCTTGTGTTCATAATCATAGCAAATTTGCTAACACGTAAAGATTCAGATTAACAACCAGAGCtggtgacaactgacaagtgaCAACACCATTGGCACCTCTATAGTATAATATGAAGACAGATCTGTTGAATGATCAGACACACCCAAATTAAAACACAAATAGATTAAAGAACACTACTAATGAGTCATACCATGGGACTGAACCATTACATTGTCCAAGAATAAGTTACTCAAAACTGGGTCATTACATTGTCCAAGAATAAGTTACTCAAAACTGGGTCATCAAATTCGTGTGCTTAATAAGATAGTGTGAAATGTGCAACTCCTCAAACATGATATAGAAAACCTATTTAACAGTACAGACAACTCTGCAATTATGCTGAGTAAATCACTCTATAAAATCAGTGAAAATGTGACCAGGCTCTTTcagagaaaaacaaacaaacataacCAATGGACAGAAAATTATGGAAGTTGCAATAGTTATTGAAAATAATCGAGTTACATATCATTCTCCCTTAAAGAGCATCGGCAACAGATAAGAATTCTACTACAATCTGAATTGCTCACTATGGCAGACGCAGCAAACCATCTAGAGCACTTATTTGGGCAGACAGATATAAAAGAACAATGAACAAGTAACATATGCTTTGCCGGTAGCCCAGCCAGCTGCTTAACCGAAACTGCAAGAGCAGAACCAAATAAGGCGTCTCAGAAACTTCAGATGAATCAAACTTGCAACTTGAGGTTGAAGAACTGCCGATTTCTCAGGCATCTGCATCTTTCTTCTTCGCCGCCTTCTCTCCTTCCCAGCAGACACTCATCTCTTTGCTCTTCGCAACCATCTCTGCTCCATCGCTGTTCCAGCCATCCAAGGTCGACCTCGGTGACACAGCACCAGGAGTAACAGCAGTAAAACTCTGATACATCAGCACACCGCCACCAGGAAGCTCTTGCTCAACAAGATCATCGCACATGTAGGAATCAACCTCTGCACCTTTTGCCCATGATTTGGCAAAACCATGCCCACCGAAGATGGTAACAGCGACCGAAAAGTCTGAAGGGCAGAAACAAGCCAGGACCTTCTTGATCAAATCATCGTAGACCAAGGAGCTAGGATTGAAGTTCATTGCTTCATAGCTTGCATAGCTGAAACCTTCCTCAGGAGTGACATGGATCGTGGAGACGGCGGGACCAAAAATGCCATTCATTGAGTACCCACACGGGTCAAACTCAAAGTCACAAATCTCCATCTCAGGGATGATTTCAGAAATCCCAGAGAGCATAGTCATCTCCTTAGCTGATGAGCAGGAGCCATCAGTGGAATCCTTGAAGAACACCTCAGCTTTCTTAGCATCCAGCCCAGTCATGCACATCTCGAGTGTAACCATGGGCTGCTCAGGCTCTTCTGTGGCATAGTAGACATGCCACTTCTTCTTGGGCTTGAATGCATCACCAATGACATAAGCATTGCCACCTGACTTGAGGCCACCAAAGAAGCTGTTGAGCACAGAAACCTCCTCCGAGAAGCTGCGATGCGGTGATGGCTGCGCTCCAGGGAAGATGAACATCCCATGAGAGTACTTCACTGATAGAACAGGCAGTGACAACTCTGCAGCAAGCTCAAGGATGCGAGGAATGGAGAGCAGAAGCTTTGTTGTACCACAGGTCTTCAGAACAACCTTGTGGGGATAAACAAAAAGGCTCGACTCTGAAAGCACATATGAGTCGAAGTGCTTGTTCGAAAGATGGGATACAATGGTACACTTTGCAAGATCCAAGAACGAGTCGATCTGCTCACTTGAGAGGGCACGAAGGCCGCGACCACAGGGGTCCACAAAGACGGGCGCATCAGACAATGTTATCTCAAGGCGCTTCTCATAGCCTTCAAACCCAATGGGCGAGGCAGGGGCAGAGCCCCAAGAATCAGCCAAGGACATCGACATTTGATCAAGTGTTGCAAGGAGCAGTGGACAAGACAGGAAAGAAGAGATCGGAGAAGACAAGGGAAGAGATTGAGAAAGCAGCCAGCCAAGGGAGATTTACTGCaacaaaacaaaggaaaaattgCAGGAAATTCCTACTCTACGGGGAAAGGCATGTGAAGGAATATCAGGATGGCTTGCGAGCGCACTGCAAAGGAAAAGATAAACCAAATAAGCATTAGAAACCAGAGTTCataaatgtaaatatttttgttatttaaaGTATGCTGCTTAAATCTTTTGGTGCTTACGTTGGAGTAAGCAGCAGACTGGAACTTCTTGATTCCTCCGGCTGGGCGAACGTCCTCAATCTTGTAGCCTAGGGGAGCTTCGTACATGGAACTACTACTGCTAGACTTCTTTTTGCCACCTTTTGACTCCATTAGAACATCAACAAAATGTTCCTTTATGCTgttaatcaaaatataattagcaATCAGTAATTCAAATAGTGTAGTTTTCTCAGCAGTAGAGCAGCATAAGAATGGAAGGCATTATTCAGATTGTAAGTAGCATATGCAGATCATCAAAACATATTCAGAGGAGACAAAACACTACTAGATAACATAATTGAAGTACTGATAGTGCACAATTTTTAGGCATTAAACCAAGAACCGTGAAACTAAGTATAGAGCATCAGTTGCGCTTATCTAgttatctctcttcttttttacaACGTCAAATAGAATTGTGTGgggatgcaaaaaaaaaaaagataagcagATTGCTGAGATACATAACAGAACGGCCATATGGACAGAGTTTTACTCAAAAACATAGAATGTGAAGAACTGAGAGGCAACTAATTAAGCACTAGAACAACACAGACAAAATTAAGGAAAACAACCAGAAAAGACAAGATCAAAGTATATATCAAACTGACAAGAAAACTAGTGAACTGGCAGGATCTTATTTCTATCTTAAGTTAATAGCTAGGAACTAAAGCATGAATAACTTGGAATGATGCCAATAGGCACAGTGAAGGTAATTTCCCCTTGTTAATCAACAACGAGCAAAACTAGAGCCTAACAAGGAAACCTGGCAGAAACAAAGAACATATATAAACCCAGCGCCTAAATCCCCACTTGTAAATAAACAAGAGCAATCAACAAGGGCGCACAATAAACTGCTCCTTGAAGATTTCAACAATTTGAAATAAAGAATTGAGCACTAGATGTTTCCAACAGAAAGGTTGCTTCTTGGGCATCGCAAACTGGGAAAGGTACGAATATGACAAAGAAAGACAGGACATAGGACAAAAAGCATGAAACTTTCCTGGATTCACCGTATCAGCGATTCAGCTAATAATAACCATTAGCAAAAGAGACACCTTTCTAGAATCGCCCAGGCACCCGAACAGCTCGCAATACGTTCTCTAATAACTAACAGCCCGGTCGCCACAAAGAACAAACAAAATTCCCAACGCATGCAAGAAAGGAACAGGGGAAGACAGGTCCTAAATCCCCTCCCAAATCGATCCCCAAGAAGCTAAATCGGGATCCAGACCCCCAACGCGTTACGAAACGAAACATCTCCGCGACTCGCTAAACAATCCAAGCGCATAgtacatgcaaatatgcaatctTCTTCTACAGAATAGCACAGCAACATGAGCATAACCACAagcagaggggggggggggggggggggggactcgAGACTCACCCAACAATTCTTGTCCAAGAATGCGGCCGCGCTGCGGTTCCTCCTTCCCTGGAAAGATGGCAAGAAACCAGGAGGAAGGCGAAGGAGGAGGGCGCTGGCTGTTCTTCGCGTGGGGGAATTTGGAATAGAAAATCGAGGCAATGGATGCTCTGCGAGGACGAGGAGGGCTTTGGATTGCCGAGGCGTGGGGGAAGATGgggctcgccaccgccgctatTTATAGTCGAGCCGGCTAAGCTGTCCCAAAAACCCTAACCTTAGGCTCTGTTTGTGAAACGGCTCCTTCAACGCCAGGTGGTCACGCCGTTAAGCGCAGGGATGCACGCCTAGTTTCCTCTTAATTTCACTTCAAAAAATTAGTATGCTGCGAAGGTTAATTTTAGTGAATTTTGTACTCTATCCATCCCAATATAAGGACACCTTAAACCAAGGACACCAAAATATACATCATACTGAAATTAGTTGTCATCGATCGAGGTGCTTTGTCATTTCGTGTCCAATAAAAATTAACTCACAGTTTAAATGTTGCATAGTTTGAAATGATAGAATTTAAAGGAGCCATCGTTTTGCTTATTCGCagaataagcgaaacggcatatttataaacgaaaagtaatttatgaataaaagttttatatacgtgttcttagcgatgtaaaagcaaaagctgaaaaataaacttcgataaaaatacctcaaaatcagctccaaatttaacgttgaaaattcaaattttggctgataagtataagcataagtaaAAAGATGATGACTATCTTGGTTGTCTAGTTGCATGCATACAGGACATTCCACGATACACATTTACTTCTtatagaaataaacaaagagataTTTTACTAGATGATAATCATTTTGAGAAAATCTCAATAATTTTAGGTGGTGATCAaattggaatagagggagtagttgcTTGCAAAACATTAGTGGCTACTAGTACGCTATGGGAGTATTCAATAATTGTTGACTATCTTTCACGCCACTAAATATCAAATGACATAAGAGATATAGTTCCATGATTTTAACCGTGTATGTCCAGTTGAACGTATAGGCTCTGTTTTAAGAatccattatttaaaaaaaatagctaccactacttacaacttttatttgattatcttttataatgcaagtttaattgaaatatcattttcttaatttttatagTGATATACtgtatcatttaatttatttgtattTATGTTTGGGAGcagactgtttttttttcatgggagGAAGATACTTCCTGGAATTAAAATTGAAGTGGAAATTCATGACAATAGTGGGGTTTGACTGTGATTCCAAAACCCACATTGCAGTATAACTTGCGTGATAGGATCATACATTTCTGGCACttcatgattaaaaaaatgccCAAAAGCAATGGCTCAGTATCAGTCCACCTTTGATTTACAGTTTATGTTAATTAAAGTTCTTTCAATGGGAGATCAGGAATAAAATCTCACTATAAAAGGCGAGGAAATAATGCTCTTCTACAGAATAAAACCATGCGAGATTTGACTATATATATTGGCGCTTCACATGATCAATATGTaagatatatatacacacaaactGAAAAGGacttgggttttttttgtttcaaaactgaaaaagaaaaagacttgGTTTTGGCCTGTTTTTCCCCTGTTCCTCGTTGAAATTGTACCGCTAGCTACAGATCAAATAGTAGAGAAATAGTATATCTTAATTAATGACAGGCCTGATAGGTCTTAATTAAACAATAGTTGGAGCCTGATTAGCTCTAACAATAGTTGTAAGCTTATTACTAACAATAGTTGGAGTATTAGATTTGAGAATTGACCAATAAAACGAGTCATTAACTTGTACGAGTAGTACAGCACTAGCTATTAATTACTATATGCGGTTTGCGATAATTGGACATTAGTGGTAAACTAATCCAGGTTAGGAATCGTTCCAATTCCCACATTGAGGCAAGCCGATCTACTTCAGCTTGTCACCACTCACCAGCTTATATTGTACTCTAGAGCAATAATGGATTAATGGGGGGACGCGTGCGCTTCGATTAATAATGCACCATCCATCTCCGTGCCTATGTGGCAATCCAAGCACTACGTACATACATATAAGCACTATCTAGGCATAATAATCCTTTGGTTTCTTGTGTGTTAATTATACCCCTTTAATCTTTCTAAAATGTCGAGTTGTATAGTCTCTCTGGTTAGTAATTTTTATTATACTAGTTGATACCCCACGCTTTGTCGTGGAATTTGCTAGTTTTATCgtcaaataaaattaatattttaaacaATTAGATATAACtctgtatatatacaaaatgaTAATGCGGCTTCATAAATAGCCTCTGCTATTAAAAtacaattcatgttttattttttcaaaaacgTCATTGTGTATTTTTATGGTATACGAAAGTTATTTTCATGCACAATCTGGATTTCGTCATAATTAGGGTAGTTTGTACCTCTTTGCTTTTATCTCAAGCTTGTTTAAAAATAGGTTTAGGTTAATGATGCTTAATTACTATGTGTTATCCAATTgtttataacaaaacaaaactcaCATGTTATAAAATAATTTGAGTTGTATTAAATAAATGTGATAAGTTTGCATTATCTTGGAGGATTTGGGAGGAGAAAACATAGTATTATGTGAAAAATAGATAACAATGTCACGCGCGATTATGATCTAAAGGGAGGTGACTGGATAAGTAATCAATGATTaaattaggccctgtttgattcagcttagaattatgataatctggattattaggagtaagttgaaacaaacagatagcttattatgatatattattataatctataagccagattactataatatggtaatccactctaaaggtgctttttctagattattgggtgactaacagctaataatccagagaatcAAGCagctaaccgcttattctatatcggcttattataatctagcttatagtaatctggttcaataatctagattatagtaatcttaagctgaaacaaacatgaCCTTAGATGGATGAGTAGCTTCTTGATCCAATGACTGATAACTATGTACTAATGCGATCCAATTGCTCAGAATTATTGATGATGTGACTTTTCTTGCATGctgtgacatcccggcctagggctttaataggattaatagaatactcatatcaacaagttgcaacttcttttccagaagccaatctccaaagaactctgaggttaagcgtgcttagcctagagcaatttgggataggtgaccgaccgggaaattcttcccggatgcacacgagtgaggacaaattGTGCAGAGCCGATTAGCCAATTCTCACGGTTTCACGCACTACTGGAAAGCTGATCTTTGCTAGGTCGCCctaaaaccacaatagtcccagttccaaaaagaaccgggactaaagatgacatctttagtcccagtttaatctccctctcctcctcccccctcctccccttcctcctcccatccctcACGGTTTCACGCACTACTGGAAAgctgatctttgctgggtcgccctaaaaccacaatagtcccaattccaaaaagaaccggagactaaagatgatctttagtcccggtttaatctccctctcctcctcccccctcctccccttcctcctcccatcccgcctcctccccgtcctcccttcccatccggctCCCAGCGGGGGTCGTATGCGTCAGGCAGTTAGCGCCATCCGGCGCCCAGCGGGGGTCGCACGCGTCAGGCAGTCAGCGGGGCCGTGCCTGGCAGGGCCGCACGCGGCAGGCGGTCGGCGGGGCCACGCATGTGCCAagtagcgagcggcggcaggcggcgctccgacatccattcttttttttttacaatttgtgattcactgagatgtataattttgtgatttgttgcatggatctgagatgtataatatgtgatgtatttggtttgtgtgtaatttttttaagatttatgatgtatttgatttgtgtgtacaagtaacttaagatttgtgatgtgaatgttttgggatgttactttgatttggggtttgatttggaaatatgcatccaactcgatttgggagaaaatatagggattaaactctggctaaaaaacaatgaaaaaaaagaggaaaggagaCCTAATGGGACTGCCACTACCCTATCtttagttaccaaccgggactaaagatagatttttagtcccaaTTATTTCAACCGTCTCGGATtgctagtcccggttggaaaaccgggactaaagaagggttaccaaccgggagtatagatggtttctccaccaataacgggcgcgtgtgtcgcagttgcgtaggcatggtgcgcatggctggtgtggacccggagtggtcacacagcatggtacatgcgctggcactggacacacggacgtggccaagaggggacATTCCTGGCCtagggttgatcgacggggacgttgatctctcttaagggggtgaggatgtgaGATGGGTAACcgcgggcccggcctgggagaggcggggcgTTACACATGACTTACTTTATAGGAGTATAAATGCTTCTTAGTgagtaccaactatataggaagataGGATTCACAAAAGGTATATATTGGAAACGCTAAACGCTGGCCTTCTCTTTCTTGAATTGCCAAATGACGAAATAGTTGAATGATGCTGTGATAAACTATTCGAAGctacaaacaaataaattaactattataaagttgaaaattaGAGTTATtaagaaatttatatataagttttttgTTACTGAAAATCGCACTATTTAGTAATCCGAAaaatatttctaaagtttttcaCATGGATTAAGAAGaaagataaaattaaatgaTAGTTTATTGAGATGAGAAAGTAGGTGGAGAAActaaataatatattatttgaTCGGTTGAGACCAGTAgaagttactccctctgtctcaaaatataaacatttttagttaTAAACATGGACAACTTTGTATCCAGATATAGTTAAAACTTGTtatatttgggacggaggtaatacttaattatatTCTAGAAAACGATATTATCAACCCAGTATATGAGCACAAGACGAGGTCCAATAAGTTCGGCGTCTACCCATCAAGTTCCTAGAGCAGTTTGTTGCTGTTGTAGTATGATATTTGTGCTTTTGAAATCTAGTTAATTAGATAAGTATTTATCAGTTTCTGTAAAGTTAATTTACAACTTTAATCGAAAAGTTCTTTTTAGTAACAattgaatcaaatttaaaattatatgcGTTAAACCACCAAAGTATCAAATAAAGCCAACGTTTACAACAGTGTTTTACTGCTAAACGTCCATGATGCCTTTGATGCAAGTTACAAATGGTCatgtaagaaaagaaaaatgaaaccAGCACGCATGCAATCGAACCCCCAATACAACACCATTCGTGCCCTATACCTGCCATATGCGTccccaagaaagaaaaagagaggagatcGAATCTCGCTGCCTCTAATCTTACTCATTTGTACATTAGTCTCCCTAAAGTAAGGAGGGGCGACGGCGTCAGTGGCACAGCGAGAAGAGACAAGTTACAATATTTAAGCTTAAAAGCAGCGTACATAGTCATTAGCTAGGGACAGTACATAGGAGTAGTCATTAGCGTCTTACTAAGAAAAGGGGCAATTATTAGCCATTGTCGCGTGCAGCCAGCGTGAGTCACCACCAGTTCACCGTCCACTAAGCtgagagcaggtataataacaGGCTATTAGCCggctacaaatatattttaataagataaaagatgaaagagaaaagcagcgggctaaagatctatagctagctgcagcatggacttcaaaacgcaatgtgtgtatgacaggtgggaccatatattaatagtatagtaagcaactattgtatgaattggctattagattagctatagatgaattgaagctaggGCTATACTATCAAACTTGCTCTAAGCCGGGGATGGGAAAGCGACGAAATGGTGCCGGTCTCGAGACGAATAGATGCTAAACACTAATTCAACCCTTTGATAAAACTTATTTAAAGAATGGGTCCACAATTTATTTACAAATGGGCCACAATTTTAGCGCTAAGCACAATAGCATTAAAGTTCGACATCTCAACACCAGATGTTTTTACACCGAACCCTTGTCAACATGACGTCCTAAGCAAGTTGGCGCACGATGTGGTGCACCAACCAAGTGCCTTGTCACTGATCTACCAACCTCAACGCTAATTGATCTGGCTGTGGTAGGGGACTTGAACATGAGTCCTGACTGGAGCTCAAATGAGGGCATGACGTTGTTGGAACTCGGGACGGCGATGATGCCACATGATTTGGATACTATTGTTCTTGTCGAAATCTTGGTCAACTCTTTTACCTAAGAGGGTTGTACAAGCTACCATATCATATTTATGCTTATGtagagaaaagaggagaggagagagaagaaaatcgAGCTAcaaatttgtactccctccattctataatataaggcacaactctGTGTGAGAGATTGGTGGATTAGATATTAATGATGCAATATATACCTATAACTAAATATTGTATGAGTAAGCTATTtagttgactatagatgatgGTCTAATTTTTAGAGCTAGTAGTCGACTAAACTTGTCCTAGCTAAGTGCCATACCCAACAGCGTTTGAGGTTGGGAGGTCAATGTTAAAGCTTTGCACTTACCGCTCACCATATCAATCAGCCAAGTCGAACCAGAGGCCACGATGGCAAGGAAGTTAGCGCCACTCGCTGGTGCTGAAACGTTGGATATTACCATCATTGctgttcaattttttaaaataagtttttaatgTGGACTATTCTTGAAATAAATTTTCCCAAAGGGCCAAACTGTCAAAATTTTCGGAGCTCACAAAGTCGCAACTCACAAGTGAAAAAGGTCACCCCGCATGCAGCCGTGGCcccaatcgatcgatcgattctgCGATGGGAGGAAAGAGAGGAAATGGACGAAAAGGGAAGCCTTGGGATCAGAGGAGGGCATCGTCCTCTAGCGCCCACTCACCCCGGTGACTCGGTGAGTGCGTGGCTCTGCCTCGCCTTTTTCTGCAACTAGAGCGTGCCCAGCCGTTGCTTCattgctcgctcgctcgctatACCAAAGTGTGTAGTATAGTGGAGTACCTAGCCAGCAGCTGCTCGACTTGCTCGGCTAAAGTTTCGGCGAAAGAGAAAAAGGGGGGAGATGCCGAGATCGTAGGCGGAATACGTAGGGGGGAGAGGTCACGGGACACGGGAGAGGCCGGCCGCGCGTGACGATGTGGGTTGTGGTGGGTTGGCCTCACGCGGCGCGGATCGGAATCGAGATCGCTCGCCCGGCGCGATCCCCGCACTCTGCGTGTACGTTGTGAGTTTGTGACCCCCGGGCGCACTGTGCGCGCGTACGCGCCACGCCCCGGCACAGCATGGGACGAGgtgacgcgcgcgcgcgcgcatgcgtGCTCGTGCTGTGTACTGTGTGGCTGTGGCTGTGGGAGTGTGGGCAACGGAGAAGCTGTCCTGTGTGGTTGCGGTTGTGTTGTTCGCGTCGTCACGGcgtcacgtacgtacgtacgtgtggtCGATCGGATGGGGGCGAGCTGCCTCGATCTGGTCGTCCCACGTCGGAGCCCGGAACCCCACGTGCTGCGTTGCATCGCGACGAGTGGCCCACCGACCGATCAGGACATCTGGTTAATTAGTGCTAGAGCTTCGATACAAACAGGTTACAGGTTGACGAGTGTGCAAACAGAGCAGCTCGTACGGCAACACAAGTGTGTGAGACAATGACTGTGACTGACTGTGAGAAAGTGCAACGACTGGGAGTACTACTCCCACCCTAAAATAAGATAAGTGTAGCCGTGAatatccgtgcccaacatttgaccgtccgtcttatttaaaaaatttatgaaaaaattgaaaatatttagtcatacataaagtactattcatgttttatcatctaatagcagtAAAAATaccaatcataaaaaaattttaaataaaacaaacggtcaaacgttgaacgtgaatagtgcaaaactgcacttattttgggacggagggagtaatacaagAGATAATGggtagatgtgacacatcctaataca comes from the Oryza glaberrima chromosome 9, OglaRS2, whole genome shotgun sequence genome and includes:
- the LOC127784691 gene encoding S-adenosylmethionine decarboxylase proenzyme-like, translated to MSMSLADSWGSAPASPIGFEGYEKRLEITLSDAPVFVDPCGRGLRALSSEQIDSFLDLAKCTIVSHLSNKHFDSYVLSESSLFVYPHKVVLKTCGTTKLLLSIPRILELAAELSLPVLSVKYSHGMFIFPGAQPSPHRSFSEEVSVLNSFFGGLKSGGNAYVIGDAFKPKKKWHVYYATEEPEQPMVTLEMCMTGLDAKKAEVFFKDSTDGSCSSAKEMTMLSGISEIIPEMEICDFEFDPCGYSMNGIFGPAVSTIHVTPEEGFSYASYEAMNFNPSSLVYDDLIKKVLACFCPSDFSVAVTIFGGHGFAKSWAKGAEVDSYMCDDLVEQELPGGGVLMYQSFTAVTPGAVSPRSTLDGWNSDGAEMVAKSKEMSVCWEGEKAAKKKDADA